In a genomic window of Amblyomma americanum isolate KBUSLIRL-KWMA chromosome 4, ASM5285725v1, whole genome shotgun sequence:
- the LOC144129626 gene encoding uncharacterized protein LOC144129626, with product MQREHTNMREAISVEKRIGIGLFKLCSAAEDRVVAIVFGVGRSTMNTIYREFAETVVDVLEPEWVRMMAPNEKDEHVSEIYAMTGFPQAGGALDGCHFPLSPPHLNAVDYRNYKGWYSVILLALVDHKYRFRYVSAGSPGRCHDSHVYSQSDLAETVEGPLFKTPVTVINGTAVPPIILCDQAFALTGHLMKPFPHNGPLQEEKRLFNYHLSKTRKIVKNAFGRMKARFRYTMKRMECEIRHVPVIIRACCTLNNMCQHFGARLQQQWLDEVSQHDRAFEQPAHTTQIEVDSGASVRAALVHYFQQLQ from the exons ATGCAGCGTGAACATACAAATATGCGGGAGGCCATCAGTGTGGAAAAGAGAATCGGCATCGGCCTTTTCAAGCTCTGCTCAGCTGCCGAAGACCGGGTGGTAGCTATAGTCTTTGGTGTTGGGCGGTCAACTATGAACACTATATATAGGGAGTTTGCCGAGACTGTGGTGGATGTGCTCGAACCGGAGTGGGTCCGAATGATGGCACCAAACGAGAAGGATGAACAtgttagcgagatttacgctatGACAGGATTCCCGCAAGCAGGGGGGGCCTTGGATGGCTGCCATTTCCCGTTGTCTCCACCCCACTTGAATGCGGTGGACTATAGGAACTACAAAGGCTG gtACAGTGTCATCCTTCTGGCCCTTGTGGACCATAAATACCGGTTTCGGTATGTTTCTGCAGGCAGCCCAGGACGATGCCACGACTCCCATGTGTACAGTCAGTCGGATCTGGCTGAAACAGTTGAAGGGCCGCTATTCAAGACGCCGGTCACAGTGATTAATGGCACTGCTGTGCCCCCGATTATCCTTTGCGACCAGGCGTTTGCCCTGACAGGGCATCTCATGAAACCCTTCCCTCATAATGGCCCTTTACAGGAGGAAAAAAGACTGTTCAATTACCATCTGTCCAAAACACGAAAGATTGTTAAAAATGCCTTTGGGAGAATGAAAGCCCGCTTTCGATACACCATGAAAAGGATGGAGTGCGAGATCAGGCATGTGCCTGTGATTATTAGAGCCTGCTGTACACTTAACAACATGTGTCAACATTTTGGTGCCCGGCTACAGCAGCAATGGTTGGATGAGGTTTCTCAGCATGACAGAGCTTTTGAACAACCTGCTCATACTACGCAGATAGAAGTTGATAGTGGGGCTAGTGTTCGGGCAGCTCTTGTGCATTACTTTCAGCAGCTGCAGTAG